CCCCCTGGACGCTCGCGGCCGAGCGGATCCCCGAGTCGCCGGCCTCGAGTTCCTGCATCAACAGGCCGTAGGCGGTCTCGCTCACCCCCGGGAGGCCGTAGCCCTCGAGGTTGGGGGCGAAAAAGCCCAGTTCGCCCATCTCGGCCATCAGCCCCTCGGGGAAGGTCCCCTCCTCGAAGTGCTGGCCGATCTCGGGTCTGATGCGGTCGTCGACGAACTCGCGGGCCGTATCGCGGATCATCCGCTCCTCGCGCGCGAGGTCGGCCTCCAGTTCCACGTAATCGAGCATGCGTGTGGGTCGACCCCGACCCCCAAAAGCGCTCCCATCCCCGGTGGATCGGCCAACGGTGGTCGTTTCGAGCACGCAAAGGGAAACCGGTGGAAGACGAGAGAGACGAGTCTACCGGAGAGAAGGGGACCGAGACGCGTCCCCGTCAGTCGGCGGCGACGCGTCGGGCGCGGAGTTCGTCGACGTACTCGGTGAAGTTCTCGAAGACGAGTTTCGCCTCGCAGGCGGCGGCGTAGTTCTCCTCGGTGATGCCCGCGAGCACCTCCCGTCGGCGCTCCTCCGTGATGTCCTTGCGTCGGGTGAGCCGTTCTGCGGTGTCGATGTCGTACTCGGGGTGGAACTGGAGGCCGAAGACGCGGCCCTTGCGGAAGCCGTGGTTCGAGTACTCGTTCTCCGCGAGCGCCTCCGCGCCCGGCGGGAGGTCGACCACGGCGTCCGAGTGGGTCGTGAAGGCGAGGAACTCCCGGTCGATCCCCGAGAGGAGCCGCGAGTCGCCGGAGTGGGCGATCCGGTTGTAGCCGATCTCGTAGACGCCCATGTCCTCGACGGTGCCCCCGAGGACGTCCGCGAGCAACTGGTGGCCGTAACAGATCCCGAGGAACGGGAGGTCGCGGTCGATCGCCTCGCCGATCCATTCCTTCAGGGGGGCGATCCACGGCTCGTCCCAGTAGACCGACGAGCGCGAGCCGGTGACGACCGCGCCGTCGTAGTCGAACGAATCGGGGAGCTGTCCGGCGGTGACGTCGAACTCCGTCAGGGAAGCGTCGAGTTCGCGTCGGAAGTTTCGTTTCGTGTTTCTATCGCCGTGTGACGCGTCGAGAACCGCAAGACGTGGAGGACTCACTACCGTGGTTACGTAACCCACGCCAAAAACGGTTGCGAAACGGACAGCTCTCGCCTGATCGACGATGAACCTTTGGCGTCGGCCCCCGTGGCCCGGGACATGGACGCGATCGAACGGGTCGAGGCGGCCTTCGAGACGCACGTCGAGGCGGGCCTCCACCACGGCGCACAGCTCGCGGTCTACCACGAGGGCGACCTCGCCATCGACCTCGCGGGCGGGACGACCGGCCCCGAGGGCGAGGAGACCACTCCCGACCGAAAACACGTCCTCTTCTCGTGTACCAAGCCGTACGCGGCGGTCGCGCTGCA
The sequence above is drawn from the Halalkalicoccus sp. NIPERK01 genome and encodes:
- a CDS encoding type 1 glutamine amidotransferase; this translates as MSPPRLAVLDASHGDRNTKRNFRRELDASLTEFDVTAGQLPDSFDYDGAVVTGSRSSVYWDEPWIAPLKEWIGEAIDRDLPFLGICYGHQLLADVLGGTVEDMGVYEIGYNRIAHSGDSRLLSGIDREFLAFTTHSDAVVDLPPGAEALAENEYSNHGFRKGRVFGLQFHPEYDIDTAERLTRRKDITEERRREVLAGITEENYAAACEAKLVFENFTEYVDELRARRVAAD